The following DNA comes from Pseudoalteromonas aliena SW19.
AATGCATCACTTGAGGATGTATCACTGCCATGATGCGGGCTCAACATCACTGTACTTTTTAAAAAATAGCCCTGTTGGAGTAATTGCGCTTCTCGTTGCTTAGAGATATCACCCGTTAATAAAACACTGTGCACTTTATCGGACACTCTAATAACGCATGAATCATCATTTTCATTTTTAAAGTTTGTTGTTTTAAAGCTCTCTATTTTAAGACCAAAGAAATCTCTCTTCGCAACTTTACATATATCTTGTAAATTATGTGGGTGAAAAGTAGCAAAGGTAGACTCATACCCCGCTTGCACAAAGTGCTCAACACCACCAGCGTGATCGCTATCTTCGTGACTTAAAACAGCTATAGAAACAAGCAGTTTATTAGCTTCAATATAAGGTAATAAAATACTACGAGCACGGCTAAAACGATTAAAATAACTAGGGCCAAAGTCATAAATTAACGCTTGTTTATCTTTTTCTATCAGTACCATCAAGCCATGCCCTACATCAAAAACATGTAATTGCCATTTTGGCTTTTCAGCAACTAGGTAATTAAATAACAGTACACTAAATGGAATACATGTTAACCACTTATACGGAACCAAATAAAAAATTAAAAAAGTAATATAATAAAAAACAACAAAAATAGAATCCGTATTTCCTATATTTAGCCAACGAATAAAGACGGGGATTTTTGTTAATAACTGAAATACATAACTTAAGCAGGCATCAAAAAAAGTGATGAAAATACCCATATCAAACACACTACTAAGAAGTGTGATAATAATTAAACTGGGCATAACAATTAAGGAAAGAAGTGGAATAGCAATTAAGTTAAGCACTAAACCTGCCAAACTAACACCATGGAAAAAGTATAGCGAAAGTGGTAACAAACCTAAAAACAAGGCCAGCTGTACCAGCCCTAGCGATGCTATTTTATAGAAAAAGGATGTATTTGAAATCGGTATTTTACGCACGACTAAAAATATAATAGCCACGGCGGTAAATGACAAATACAGCCCTGCGTTTAATACATTAAAAGGATTTATTATAAGCAAAATAACAAGAGCAAATAAAATACTGCGCCAACGCAATGGCTGTTTTGCTAAATAATAGAGTACTAAATAGCACCCGAGCATAATTAACGCACGTGTAGCTGACACTAAAAAATCACTTAGATAAACATAAATAAATGCAGCAAAGAAGCCTACTGCACTGTAAATAACAGAAAGGTTTTTCGTTTGGTCACTAACGTATTTGATATGTTTAAATAAGCTGCGTACAGCTAGATAACCAAAACCAAATATTAAGCCTATGTGTAATCCTGATATCGCCAATAAATGACTCAATCCTAGAGATTGCATTAATTGCTTATCACTAAAATCCATTAACGATTTGTCGCCAGTCAATAGCGCATAATACAACCATTGTAGAGTTGTATTACTATAAACACCCTTTATAAGTTTCCTGTAATTTATAATCGTACTTTGTTTTTCGTTATTTGTGATCACTAACTCTTTATTTAGTACTTTCCCTTTAAAAAATATGCGCTGTGTAAAAGCGTAGCGCTCGTTATCGAAAACATGAAAGTTCTTTGTACTACGAAAAGGCTTTAAATTAATTGAGGCACTAAAAGTGTCACCAATTAGTAAGGTTTGACTTGAGTTTACACTCAACATAGCGCTTGGGGCTCTAAAGTGAGCGTAGCTGTCATCATTGAATTTTATAATTTTTGCTTTTATATATTGCGGCTGTTTACTTGAAATTATACTTTCGATAATCAACTCAGCAGAATGTGCATACTTTTCGTCCGCTTTTGGGATCTCAAAATTATAAAAAGTATAAAAATGCACTGCAATACAACAAATAGCGCAAATAAAGCCTAACAATACATTTAAAAACGGCTTAAAATAAACACTCACAATAACTATTGAAATTGTGAGTACTGTAAATTCGAGAGTTTGGTAATAAAATACGGTTGCGATACAGCCAATTATAAACCCAAGACTTATCCACACTGATGTAAATGGTTGCTTTAAATGGCTAAAAAAACGATTCAAAGATTTTTACCTGATCCAAATAAAATTAGACATCATAAGTCTTTGAGAATTTTTGGGCACCTTTTACAAGATGCAAATCTTTGGCACTTAAATAGACGCTCCGCTCGTGGTGCATTTGCTGTTGGGCTGTTTTTTGCATTCATCCCCGTTCCTTTTCAGATGGTTTTAGCCGCAGCTGGTGCTATTGTATTTAGAGTTAATTTACCGATTTCTGTTGCGTTAGTATGGTTAACAAATCCCCTAACTATGCCCCCTATCTTTTATGGCTCATACCTAGTCGGCACTTTATTATTAAATCAGCCAGAACAGCATTTTGTTTTTGAAGCAAGTTGGGCTTGGTTTTTAGAAAGTATTGAAACTATTGGGCCCGCTTTTTTGCTTGGCTCTTTAGTATGTGCTTCTATCGCTTCTATTATTGGTTACTTTGGTATTGATATTATCTGGCGCCGCACTGTTTTAAAAGCCTGGTCTGCTCGAAATTAAAATGCGTTAATGAGCTAATTTTTAACCAATACTATTGTTATTAGCATAGTACACATTCTGATTATGGAGCACAGCTTAGGCAAATAACGCTTTGCTAATGGATTTTTGTTCTCTATGAGGCTGAGCTATTTGCAATAATGAGTTTATGTTCGTGTACTTTCTAATTACCTCTAGGAAGACACATGACTGTTCTGCAAAAGCTCTATTACGCTATTATTTGACCGAACTCTGATTAAGCTATTCTCAGTGCAAATTCAACCCAGCTAGCATTAAAAAACAGCTTCTTCAGATTAATTTGTTATCCAAGACACTGGTTATCTCCTCACTTCATTTTTTAAATCGTTTGGTTAAAGACCACTTTTAAGTAATATAAAACTAAATGCTATAGAAGCTACTTTCATTAAAGTACTTGATGAATTGTGTTGTGCAATGATGAGGATTAAACGGGGTATATAATTAATAGGCTTTGAACTAATGCATTGCGCATACACAAAGCCTATCAACTAAAAACTAACTAGCTAAACGAGTTACTCGCCAGACTCTTCTGGGCGATGTTGTTTTTGCACGCCGGTTAAAAATAAACGTAATATTTGGTCATTACAAACACGGTAATGTTTATTGTCTACTTTACGAGAAAACGCGCTTAGTTCATGTTTACTTAAGTCAAAATCAACCAGTGCAAGCGTTGCTATCACATCTTCTGCTTTCATATTCAAAGCAATACGTAGTTTCATAAAGATAATATTGTTGTTTAGCTTTTTCTCGGGCTCTGGTTGCTCACCTTCGCGTTTGCCACGCTGGGTATTAATAAACCCATTTAAAAAGCTAGCAAACTCAGTATCACTTATTGGGGTAAAAGCCTCTTCACCTTCTTTAGTTAACCATGCAATTACTTGCTCTTTGGTGACCGTATGCTCTGCTGATGCAAAAACATTGACCGTAGCAGTATCAGTTAAGTTAAAAGTGTAGCGAATGCGGCGTAAAATATCGTTATTAGTCAAAGTAAATCCCAAAGTGAGGTATAGCAACCAAGCAGTTATTGCTTAATTTTAAATAAGCGCCTAGTTTAACAGATTTACTATTACCACCCTATTAATTTTTATTTAAGCTGTTAGCTTAGTTACCAAGCACTTTGGCAGGATCGACGCGCGTTGCTTGCCATGCAGGATAAATAGTAGCAAGTATCGCCAGCGCAAACGTAACAATCACTGTAATACCGATGTCTTCAAGTACTAATTTACTCGGTAAAAACTCTATAAAATAAACGCCTTCAAGGGGGTTTTCACCAAATAATTGGCTTATCCAAGTAAATAGCTCACTTATATTAAGCGCTAATACCACCCCAATTAGCGTTCCTAGCGCCACGCCTACAAATGCTTGCATTAAGCCCTGCAATACAAAGGTTGCTAAAATAGTACTGTCTTTAGCACCCATGGTTTTTAAAATAGCGATATTGCCTTGTTTTTCACGCACTTCCATCACTAAAGAGGACACAATATTAAAACTTGCCACAGCAATAATTAAAAATACCACAATATAAACAATAGTACGCACCATTTGAATATCTTGATACAGGCTGCCTTGCGTTCTAAACCAACTAGAAATATACACGTAGTCGTCAATCGTTTGACCCACTTTTAACGCTATTTGATGCGCCGAAAACACATCATCAACACTTAATCGCAGCCCTGTTACTTGGCTTGCGTCGTAGCCTAATGCTTGCTGCGCTTTGCTGAGATGTATAAACGCAGCTGTACTATCAATCGGGCCACCCATTTCGATAACACCGGCAAGCTTAAGTGTTACTCGCTTAGGCGCTAATAATGACTGACCTTTTTGGCTTATTTGCGGAATAAGCAACGTAATGTTATCGCCTACTTTAGCATTTAACTGTTCTATTATTTGCTTCCCCAAAATTACATCATCAAGGCCTAACTGGCTCACTAATTTACCGCTGGTAAACTGGTTAACTGCCGAGACATTGCTTTCTAAAGATGGCTCAACACCGCGAATTTCCACTGCTTTTAGTTGGCTTTTATATTGCGCCATACCGTTTACAGCAATAAATGGTGCAGCCCCTGTTACGTGGGGTTGTGATTGTAAGCTCTCCACCTTTTGCGACCAATTTGCAATAGGCCTACTTGGCGCTACATATTCAACTTGTGGCACAACACTCAATAACCTGTGCACTAATTGCTGTTCAAAGCCATTTATTACCGACAACGCCACAATTAAAACCGCAACCCCCAATAAAATACCAATAGTCGACGCTTTAGCGATAAAACTAACAAAGCCGTTTTTTTCGTCCTTGTGACCTGAATAAGCTCTAAAACGTTTACTTAAAAATGCACTAAGCAACATGCTGCGACTCTTTAATAGCTAGTTTTCCATCGTCTAAATAAGCAATTTTACCTAGCTTATCGGCAAGTTCTAAATCATGTGTGACCACTACAAAACTGGTGTTTAAACTTTTGTTGAGTTCATTTATTAAATCGTAAATTTTAATCGCATTTTGTTTATCTAAATTACCGGTTGGCTCATCGGCAAGCACAAGCGCTGGCTTAGTAACCAGTGCACGTGCAATCGCTACTCGTTGGCGCTCCCCGCCTGAAAGCGCAGAAGGTTTATGCGAGCTGCGATGTGCAAGGCCTACTTTTTCTAGCATTTCCAGCGCTTGAGCTTTAGCCTCTTTTGCACTTAGCCCTTTAATTAATAGTGGCATTGCTACATTTTCAACCGCGCTAAATTCCATTAATAAATGATGAAATTGATAGATAAAACCCAAGTTTTGATTTCTAAATGCGGCCTGCTCAGTGCGTGAAAGCTTTGCAACTTCTTGATTTTTAATTTTAGCGACACCTGAACTTGCAGTATCTAAAGTGCCGAGTATATGTAAAAGCGTACTTTTACCTGAGCCAGAACTACCCACAATGGCGAGCATTTCACCTTGCTGGAGCGCTAAGTCAACGCCTTTTAATACTTCAACTTGATTGTTGCCGTCTTGATAAACTTTACTTAAATTTTCACAACTAATGACTAAATCATTCATAACGTAATACCTCTGCTGGTTTTACTTTCGCGGCTTTGCGCGCAGGATATAAGGTAGCTAAAAAGCTCATAGCAATACTGGCAGACGCTATTATCACTAAACTCAAAATATCAAATTTTACCGGTAGCTCAATACCCGCAAGTAAGTTCAAGCCCACCAATGCAAGTAACTCATTTATATATAAACTCAATATAACACCTAAAAACGCGCCTATTGCGGTACCAATTACGCCGTTATATAAGCCTTGTACCATAAACACTTTTTGTACTTGTGAAGGCGTTAACCCTAACGTTTGTAGTATGGCTACCTCACCTTGTTTTTCGCTTACCATCATGGTCAGTGCCGATACAATATTAAACACAGCGACCAATACAATGAGGGCAAGCAACATCGACATAATCCGTTTCTCCATAGCAACGGCTGCAAATAAAGTCCCCTGACTACTGCGCCAATCACTGTAATTGTGACCTTTAAAAACACCTTGGCTTGATTCAATAAATTCATTTAGTGCAAACGGTTCATGTAACGATACACTTAAATTAGGGGCCGTATTTTTATCCAGCTTTAGTATCCGTTGTAGTGAAGGCCCACTGGTAAACGCAAGCGCCATATCTATTTCAGAGCCGGTTTCGTATATCGCAGCCACTTTAAATAAACGTTGGCTTGGCATTCTCCCAAGGGGTGTATAGGTTGAGGCATTTGGCATAATGACGCGAAGTTTATCACCTACACCGACGCCTAACTTGCGGCTTAAATAACGACTTATAGCAATACTGTAGTTTTTGGTTAATACGATTTTCCAATCACCTTGCACTATTTTATCGGCAATTTTATACAAAGAGCCGTTATCATCGTAAAGGCCTTGCAGTAAAACGCCGTGTAAATCTTTATTGGTTTGTAAAATAGCTTCGCCGTGGCGGTATAGGCTTACATGATCAACATAGGGTGATTGTTCTAGGTCTGCTTTGAGGGTATCCATTTGCGAGTTTGTGTGCGCATCTGATTGCACCTCAACGTGTGGTATAAGGCCAAGCATGTTAGTTTTTAAGCTATTTTCAAACCCATTCATTACGCTACTAACGGTAAATAAGGCGATTAAACCAATCGCAATACCGGCAATAGAAAAAAACGAAATAAACGATATAAACGCATTTCCTTTTGAGGAGCGGCTATATCTAAGCCCTATAAATAAGCTAACCGGTTGAAACATATTATTTTAAACACTTATCCGAAAAGTATTAAATAATAGTAGCACGAAAAAAGTCCTTTTGGGTATGCCGTAAAATGTAAGAAATAATTTAAAAATCTGATACTTGGCTAAATTTCAAGCACTGCAAATTGAATTTATCTGTAAAGGTTAATTAGGCTTAAATCGATTACTTTAGAGGAGGCAAAAGCTTTCTGGGAATGTACAAAGCTCCATTTCATCTTTATTTTTCGAAGATTGATCGCAAAAAACAAAAGTTATACTATAACATCATTGATCCAATGCCGCTGGATTGTTATAGTATATCACAACATAATAACCGCGAACTTTTATATTCATGACTAAGCTAACACTAATCTCATCAGCTCTTCTTTCTGTTTTATGTTCTCACTCGGCGCTGGCCGCGACTGTAAATGGCAAAGTAATCGATGATAAAAATCAACCAATTAAAAATGCGACTATTCATATACATGGTAAAACGCAAAGCGTAAAAAGCAATGAACTTGGTGAATTTACTATTGAAGTCGATACAGCAAGCCAATTACACATTAGTAAAAACAATTATATTGACTCTCGTATTGCTGTAACTGATTCATCAAATAACCTAAGCG
Coding sequences within:
- a CDS encoding DNA internalization-related competence protein ComEC/Rec2: MNRFFSHLKQPFTSVWISLGFIIGCIATVFYYQTLEFTVLTISIVIVSVYFKPFLNVLLGFICAICCIAVHFYTFYNFEIPKADEKYAHSAELIIESIISSKQPQYIKAKIIKFNDDSYAHFRAPSAMLSVNSSQTLLIGDTFSASINLKPFRSTKNFHVFDNERYAFTQRIFFKGKVLNKELVITNNEKQSTIINYRKLIKGVYSNTTLQWLYYALLTGDKSLMDFSDKQLMQSLGLSHLLAISGLHIGLIFGFGYLAVRSLFKHIKYVSDQTKNLSVIYSAVGFFAAFIYVYLSDFLVSATRALIMLGCYLVLYYLAKQPLRWRSILFALVILLIINPFNVLNAGLYLSFTAVAIIFLVVRKIPISNTSFFYKIASLGLVQLALFLGLLPLSLYFFHGVSLAGLVLNLIAIPLLSLIVMPSLIIITLLSSVFDMGIFITFFDACLSYVFQLLTKIPVFIRWLNIGNTDSIFVVFYYITFLIFYLVPYKWLTCIPFSVLLFNYLVAEKPKWQLHVFDVGHGLMVLIEKDKQALIYDFGPSYFNRFSRARSILLPYIEANKLLVSIAVLSHEDSDHAGGVEHFVQAGYESTFATFHPHNLQDICKVAKRDFFGLKIESFKTTNFKNENDDSCVIRVSDKVHSVLLTGDISKQREAQLLQQGYFLKSTVMLSPHHGSDTSSSDAFIKAVHPQIVIHSSAYKGQWQFPKQQVVKRYSKINATQYVTGQQGQISVKFYNEYAQVKTAREYESYWFIKN
- a CDS encoding DUF2062 domain-containing protein, which codes for MAKKTIQRFLPDPNKIRHHKSLRIFGHLLQDANLWHLNRRSARGAFAVGLFFAFIPVPFQMVLAAAGAIVFRVNLPISVALVWLTNPLTMPPIFYGSYLVGTLLLNQPEQHFVFEASWAWFLESIETIGPAFLLGSLVCASIASIIGYFGIDIIWRRTVLKAWSARN
- a CDS encoding YehS family protein, with the translated sequence MTNNDILRRIRYTFNLTDTATVNVFASAEHTVTKEQVIAWLTKEGEEAFTPISDTEFASFLNGFINTQRGKREGEQPEPEKKLNNNIIFMKLRIALNMKAEDVIATLALVDFDLSKHELSAFSRKVDNKHYRVCNDQILRLFLTGVQKQHRPEESGE
- a CDS encoding lipoprotein-releasing ABC transporter permease subunit, which translates into the protein MLLSAFLSKRFRAYSGHKDEKNGFVSFIAKASTIGILLGVAVLIVALSVINGFEQQLVHRLLSVVPQVEYVAPSRPIANWSQKVESLQSQPHVTGAAPFIAVNGMAQYKSQLKAVEIRGVEPSLESNVSAVNQFTSGKLVSQLGLDDVILGKQIIEQLNAKVGDNITLLIPQISQKGQSLLAPKRVTLKLAGVIEMGGPIDSTAAFIHLSKAQQALGYDASQVTGLRLSVDDVFSAHQIALKVGQTIDDYVYISSWFRTQGSLYQDIQMVRTIVYIVVFLIIAVASFNIVSSLVMEVREKQGNIAILKTMGAKDSTILATFVLQGLMQAFVGVALGTLIGVVLALNISELFTWISQLFGENPLEGVYFIEFLPSKLVLEDIGITVIVTFALAILATIYPAWQATRVDPAKVLGN
- the lolD gene encoding lipoprotein-releasing ABC transporter ATP-binding protein LolD, with amino-acid sequence MNDLVISCENLSKVYQDGNNQVEVLKGVDLALQQGEMLAIVGSSGSGKSTLLHILGTLDTASSGVAKIKNQEVAKLSRTEQAAFRNQNLGFIYQFHHLLMEFSAVENVAMPLLIKGLSAKEAKAQALEMLEKVGLAHRSSHKPSALSGGERQRVAIARALVTKPALVLADEPTGNLDKQNAIKIYDLINELNKSLNTSFVVVTHDLELADKLGKIAYLDDGKLAIKESQHVA
- a CDS encoding lipoprotein-releasing ABC transporter permease subunit: MFQPVSLFIGLRYSRSSKGNAFISFISFFSIAGIAIGLIALFTVSSVMNGFENSLKTNMLGLIPHVEVQSDAHTNSQMDTLKADLEQSPYVDHVSLYRHGEAILQTNKDLHGVLLQGLYDDNGSLYKIADKIVQGDWKIVLTKNYSIAISRYLSRKLGVGVGDKLRVIMPNASTYTPLGRMPSQRLFKVAAIYETGSEIDMALAFTSGPSLQRILKLDKNTAPNLSVSLHEPFALNEFIESSQGVFKGHNYSDWRSSQGTLFAAVAMEKRIMSMLLALIVLVAVFNIVSALTMMVSEKQGEVAILQTLGLTPSQVQKVFMVQGLYNGVIGTAIGAFLGVILSLYINELLALVGLNLLAGIELPVKFDILSLVIIASASIAMSFLATLYPARKAAKVKPAEVLRYE